TTGTTTGCCCACCAGGAATCGAGCAGTACAGGGCAAATTCGCAAGGAGCATAAAGCAGGCGTCCACCAGGGTTTCAACGTGCCGGTGCAAACTCCGGATGTACCTGATTTGCCATTCACCATGGATAACGGCGTCAAAGTGTTTCATCTGATTGCCGAGCCAGTGAAGCAACAAATCGCTCCCAATAAGACATTGATTTTGTGGGGCTTCAACGGCAGCGCTCCCGGACCGACCATTCAGATCAATCAAGGAGACCGTATTCGCATCATCGTGGACAATCACTTGCCCGAGCCTACCTCGATGCACTGGCATGGCTTCGAAATTCCCCACAACATGGACGGTGGTCCCGGCATCAGCCAGATGCCGATCAAGCCTGGCGGACGCTTCATTTACGAGTTCACGCTGCACCAAGAGGGTACTTACTTCTACCACTCGCATATGGCCATGCAGGAAATGATGGGCATGCTTGGCGCCTTCATCATGCATCCGAAGCAGTCTTACCGGCCGTCCGCAGACAAAGACTTCATGGTGATTCTGCAGGAATATGCGGTGCTACCGAACAACGTGGTTCCGAATTCCATGAACATGGAATTCAACTGGCTGCTGATTAACGGGAAAGCTGGACCAGCGAATACTCCTCTAATTGTTCGCCTCGGCGATAGGGTTCGTATCCGCATGATCAATTTGGGAATGGACCATCATCCTATCCATCTGCACGGGCATACGTTCGTGGTCACCGGAACCGAGGGTGGACGTATTCCAGAGTCGGGTTGGATTTCGGGAAACACGGTTCTCGTCGGCGTGGCGCAAGCTCGTGATGTGGAGTTCGTCGCCAATAATCCGGGTGACTGGATGCTGCACTGCCACTTGCCCCACCACATGATGAACCAGATGTCCTCAAACGTCGGACCGATGTCGCGCATTGGCCGCGGCACTCCCGCCGGCGTGAACATG
This DNA window, taken from Acidobacteriota bacterium, encodes the following:
- a CDS encoding copper oxidase, which encodes MSDRRNFLRGFFTIGASALSLPRLFAHQESSSTGQIRKEHKAGVHQGFNVPVQTPDVPDLPFTMDNGVKVFHLIAEPVKQQIAPNKTLILWGFNGSAPGPTIQINQGDRIRIIVDNHLPEPTSMHWHGFEIPHNMDGGPGISQMPIKPGGRFIYEFTLHQEGTYFYHSHMAMQEMMGMLGAFIMHPKQSYRPSADKDFMVILQEYAVLPNNVVPNSMNMEFNWLLINGKAGPANTPLIVRLGDRVRIRMINLGMDHHPIHLHGHTFVVTGTEGGRIPESGWISGNTVLVGVAQARDVEFVANNPGDWMLHCHLPHHMMNQMSSNVGPMSRIGRGTPAGVNMENGMGMLTGEPGVPTGEDYGPSLGRGMGFGSTNDFPKSNGPISQKNSEQNMQGMDMQTTNGDIAQNADSVPGFPQDAYMEGPMMAMDQMVDKPQNYGLPPGWSGFMQGMMTLVRVLQPDKYAEVMERVHRGEKSNKPEMPGMEMHDMPGMQHPK